In Nitrospira sp., one genomic interval encodes:
- a CDS encoding carboxypeptidase regulatory-like domain-containing protein, with translation MRLAGLVMFCTLTVWGTASWAYEEITVSDGGTITGIVTMTGGKPTPKGYNLITYPDPVYCGRISTGTGWRILDEFSLNSRSGLKDAVVVLTDAKKGKPFKFEPLTIEARDCRFLPFVTVVKDGSEVVVMNMDPVMHDIQAYETSQLGPRVLFNTPLPMNPHHKRLVNAESHEHLAGEPVKELIRMTKGRRMFVMQCGFHAYMESWGFAVDNPYYALTGEDGSFTLTDVPPGEYTLMAWHPGVGTMLQKKITVTEKGTTAVDFGFTAPLGRRSVHEIAENPHYGPESLGKVVDIRPTLQLQVP, from the coding sequence ATGCGATTGGCCGGCCTTGTCATGTTCTGCACACTTACCGTCTGGGGGACTGCATCGTGGGCTTATGAGGAAATCACGGTTTCAGACGGCGGAACGATCACCGGAATCGTCACGATGACGGGAGGGAAGCCCACCCCGAAAGGATATAACCTGATTACCTACCCCGACCCGGTGTATTGCGGTCGCATTTCGACGGGGACGGGTTGGCGGATTCTCGACGAATTTTCGCTCAATTCCCGCAGCGGGCTGAAGGATGCCGTTGTGGTCCTGACCGACGCCAAGAAGGGAAAACCGTTCAAGTTCGAACCTCTGACCATCGAAGCCCGTGATTGCCGGTTTCTGCCCTTCGTGACCGTGGTGAAGGACGGGTCCGAGGTGGTGGTCATGAACATGGACCCCGTCATGCACGACATCCAGGCCTACGAGACGTCGCAGTTGGGGCCCCGCGTCCTGTTCAACACTCCGTTGCCCATGAATCCGCACCATAAGCGCCTGGTCAATGCGGAGAGTCATGAGCACCTGGCGGGAGAACCGGTCAAGGAATTGATTCGCATGACCAAGGGACGGCGGATGTTCGTGATGCAATGCGGTTTCCACGCCTATATGGAAAGTTGGGGCTTTGCTGTCGACAACCCGTACTACGCCCTGACCGGAGAAGATGGCAGCTTTACCCTGACCGATGTGCCGCCTGGTGAATACACCCTCATGGCCTGGCATCCGGGGGTCGGGACCATGTTGCAGAAGAAAATCACGGTCACTGAAAAGGGCACGACTGCTGTGGACTTCGGCTTCACCGCCCCGCTTGGTCGCCGCAGCGTCCACGAGATTGCAGAGAATCCCCACTATGGGCCGGAGTCGCTGGGAAAGGTGGTGGACATCCGCCCGACATTACAACTGCAGGTGCCCTGA
- a CDS encoding carboxypeptidase regulatory-like domain-containing protein, producing MTRSIAFAALLVWFCQIVPSAFAYEVIDVQHGGTLDGKVTLSGPIPEPKGFNLITFPDPTYCGRISNGKGWRLLRDFIVSTDGGLKNVIVTLEGVESGKPFDMSVPLIEARDCLFEPWITIVRNGHAVEVVNMDPVMHDIQGYETSLEAGARVLFNTPLILNHQHQRGNMRAVHNHAPGKSLVGPIYLNKGRRTFYMQCGFHAYMESWAMAVNNPYYAVTDDKGAFRIENVPPGTYQMVVWHPQAGPGVTRTVTIGPDGTTTEQVALPAPKGNRTAYKVMDNPRFGLESLGHPVEIDPLVEHQQ from the coding sequence ATGACTCGTTCGATCGCGTTCGCGGCACTCTTGGTGTGGTTCTGTCAGATCGTTCCGTCTGCGTTCGCCTATGAAGTGATCGACGTGCAACATGGCGGAACGCTCGATGGCAAGGTGACGTTGTCCGGGCCCATCCCCGAACCGAAGGGGTTTAATCTAATTACGTTTCCGGACCCGACCTATTGTGGGCGGATCTCTAACGGGAAGGGGTGGCGGTTGCTGCGTGACTTTATCGTGAGCACCGATGGCGGGCTCAAGAACGTCATCGTGACGCTCGAAGGGGTTGAATCCGGGAAGCCGTTCGATATGTCCGTGCCGTTGATCGAGGCGCGCGATTGTCTGTTCGAGCCGTGGATCACCATCGTGCGGAACGGCCATGCCGTGGAAGTGGTGAATATGGACCCGGTCATGCATGACATTCAGGGATATGAGACGTCCCTTGAAGCCGGCGCGCGGGTGTTGTTCAATACGCCCCTCATTTTGAACCATCAACACCAGCGTGGGAACATGCGGGCGGTGCACAACCATGCGCCGGGGAAGTCTCTCGTTGGGCCGATCTATCTGAACAAGGGACGCCGGACGTTCTATATGCAGTGCGGGTTTCACGCCTACATGGAAAGTTGGGCCATGGCCGTGAACAATCCCTATTATGCGGTGACCGACGACAAGGGTGCCTTCCGGATCGAAAACGTTCCGCCCGGCACCTATCAGATGGTTGTGTGGCATCCCCAGGCGGGACCCGGTGTGACGCGCACCGTCACCATCGGTCCTGACGGAACTACGACCGAACAGGTCGCGCTCCCGGCTCCGAAGGGGAACAGAACGGCTTACAAGG